In Gallaecimonas pentaromativorans, the following are encoded in one genomic region:
- a CDS encoding putative bifunctional diguanylate cyclase/phosphodiesterase, with translation MVEHQIRQQLVAGLAERTRLSREVRRSRVLSRLVRDGYQEAAEAEEESALIRTLLHLFLKSGLLDAVALYRPVDNAWHCIGQLGRWQGALPVLARGESQLLWQAPNPLPPWLAVLGEPPLFSRLAFSSNHELALLIGLKSEDGHGLTLSADEVPFLEAVLSLFCELIHRFRMTQSLKKQTTLDNLTGLPNRLLAFDRLQQAMVGHEKDDGHVMVLFLDLARFKDVNDLHGHWLGDQLLSALACRWRAALRPADTLARLASDQFIVILERAAKAKTAEVVAAKLIDCLKAPFRIQGKEITVDAHAGIAMYPEDGNDPSVLIRNAEAAMAQARESDDTRYRFFTPALNESLSRRILVEQALRQALGYNEFQLVYQPQVKLDDNQVVGVEALLRWYNPKLGQVPPDQFIPIAEEDGQILPIGLWVLEEACRQLAAWRELGFNPVMSVNLSARQLRTHELHTQLQRLLEKYQLPSGQLELELTERAVLDTSHPQVRQSLAVVEELGVGLALDDFGTGYSSLRYLTEHPFNVLKIDKSFVQALPERDREYTLVAALIAIAHKLGMDVVAEGVETAEQLAILQSLQCPVVQGYYFSRPLAPDDLLARLERRGQHWQLAL, from the coding sequence TGCCGAGCGCACCCGCCTGAGCCGTGAAGTGCGTCGCAGCCGAGTGCTCTCCCGCCTGGTGCGCGACGGCTACCAGGAAGCCGCCGAGGCCGAAGAAGAATCGGCCCTTATTCGCACCCTGCTGCACCTTTTTTTGAAAAGTGGCCTGCTGGACGCCGTGGCTCTGTATCGGCCGGTAGACAACGCCTGGCACTGCATCGGCCAGCTTGGCCGCTGGCAAGGCGCGTTGCCGGTGCTTGCCCGTGGCGAGAGTCAGCTGCTTTGGCAAGCACCCAACCCATTGCCGCCCTGGCTGGCTGTATTAGGCGAGCCGCCTTTGTTTTCACGCTTGGCCTTTAGCAGTAACCACGAATTGGCACTGCTGATTGGCCTGAAAAGCGAAGACGGCCATGGCCTCACTCTAAGTGCCGACGAAGTGCCCTTCCTCGAAGCGGTGTTATCGCTCTTTTGTGAGCTTATTCACCGCTTTCGCATGACCCAGAGCCTGAAAAAGCAAACCACCCTCGACAACCTCACTGGCCTGCCCAACCGGCTGCTGGCCTTTGACCGGCTGCAACAGGCCATGGTCGGCCACGAAAAAGACGATGGCCATGTGATGGTGCTGTTTTTAGACCTGGCCCGCTTCAAAGACGTGAACGACTTGCACGGCCACTGGCTGGGGGACCAATTGCTCTCGGCTCTGGCCTGTCGCTGGCGCGCCGCATTGCGCCCGGCCGATACCTTGGCCCGCCTGGCCTCAGACCAATTTATTGTCATTCTTGAGCGGGCCGCCAAGGCCAAGACTGCCGAGGTGGTGGCGGCCAAGCTTATCGACTGTCTCAAGGCGCCTTTTCGCATTCAGGGCAAGGAGATCACCGTCGATGCCCACGCCGGTATCGCCATGTACCCCGAGGACGGCAACGACCCTTCGGTATTGATCCGTAACGCCGAGGCGGCCATGGCCCAGGCCCGCGAATCCGACGACACCCGCTACCGCTTCTTTACCCCGGCTCTGAACGAATCCCTGTCCCGCCGTATCCTGGTGGAACAAGCCCTGCGCCAGGCCCTGGGGTATAACGAGTTCCAACTGGTCTACCAGCCCCAGGTCAAACTGGACGACAACCAGGTGGTGGGGGTGGAGGCGCTGCTGCGCTGGTACAACCCCAAACTGGGCCAGGTACCGCCAGACCAATTTATTCCCATCGCCGAGGAAGACGGGCAAATCCTGCCCATCGGCCTTTGGGTGCTGGAAGAGGCCTGCCGCCAATTGGCCGCCTGGCGCGAGCTGGGTTTTAACCCGGTGATGTCAGTCAATCTTTCGGCCCGGCAGCTGCGCACCCATGAGCTGCACACCCAGTTACAGCGGTTGCTGGAAAAGTACCAACTGCCGTCCGGGCAACTGGAGCTGGAACTGACCGAAAGGGCGGTGCTGGACACCTCGCACCCGCAGGTGCGCCAATCTCTGGCAGTGGTGGAGGAGCTGGGTGTCGGCTTGGCGCTGGACGATTTTGGCACCGGCTATTCGTCGCTGCGTTATCTCACCGAGCATCCCTTCAACGTGCTGAAGATCGACAAGAGCTTCGTGCAAGCGCTGCCCGAGCGTGACCGCGAGTACACCCTGGTGGCGGCGCTCATTGCCATCGCCCACAAGCTGGGGATGGACGTGGTGGCAGAGGGGGTGGAGACCGCCGAGCAACTGGCGATTTTGCAGTCCTTGCAGTGCCCTGTGGTGCAGGGCTACTACTTCAGCCGGCCGCTGGCACCGGATGATTTGCTGGCCCGGCTAGAACGCCGGGGCCAACACTGGCAACTGGCGCTTTAG
- a CDS encoding RIO1 family regulatory kinase/ATPase translates to MNALKSRVLAALASRFAERSFAFDKLEVMHKGRFANAIVMRYRDDDIDLVIKDFSHCPWPVRFTAGRFFVGREAKALARLQGIEGVAPQSYRLNELMLAYPFIEGTPLRNLKKTEQRLPRQFFLELEKMVAEMHRRGVVHLDLRNLGNVLVGDDGKPHFIDFQSSLRYVRFPGWVQGFMRGADLSGVYKAWKSLCEEPLSAHREQFFDNYNLLRKRWIFKGYPLTRTAIKVRTAGAQMALAGGELVRNVLERIF, encoded by the coding sequence ATGAATGCACTCAAAAGTCGCGTATTGGCTGCCCTAGCCAGTCGTTTTGCGGAGAGATCCTTCGCCTTCGACAAGCTGGAAGTGATGCACAAAGGGCGTTTTGCCAACGCCATCGTCATGCGCTACCGCGATGACGATATCGACTTGGTTATCAAAGACTTTTCCCATTGTCCCTGGCCGGTGCGCTTCACCGCCGGGCGCTTTTTCGTGGGCCGCGAAGCCAAGGCCCTGGCGCGCCTGCAAGGCATTGAAGGGGTGGCTCCCCAGAGCTATCGCCTCAACGAGTTGATGCTGGCTTATCCCTTTATCGAAGGCACCCCTCTTCGCAATCTCAAAAAAACCGAGCAGCGCCTGCCGCGCCAGTTCTTTTTGGAGCTCGAGAAGATGGTGGCCGAGATGCACCGCCGTGGGGTGGTGCACCTGGATCTGCGTAACCTGGGGAACGTGCTGGTAGGGGACGACGGCAAGCCGCACTTTATCGATTTTCAATCGTCGCTGCGCTATGTGCGCTTCCCCGGTTGGGTGCAGGGCTTTATGCGTGGCGCTGACTTGAGCGGCGTCTACAAAGCTTGGAAGAGCCTGTGTGAAGAGCCGCTGTCGGCGCACCGGGAACAGTTTTTCGACAACTACAACCTGCTGCGCAAACGCTGGATCTTCAAGGGCTACCCCCTGACCCGCACCGCCATCAAGGTGCGCACCGCCGGGGCGCAAATGGCCCTGGCCGGCGGCGAGCTGGTGCGTAACGTGCTGGAGCGCATTTTCTAA
- the mrcB gene encoding penicillin-binding protein 1B has protein sequence MTKKKTSPKKPAQPKVAAKRFRPWALLLKVSLALIAALALYCVYLDGQVRHRFEGQTFQLPAQIYSRSLALYAGAPLSRDQFIDELRLLKYRKVANPDQPGEFSASSTKVELYRRPFLFPEGLEPARRLMVAFDGDRIDEVYDSASQQPVAIERVEPVLVELLSQTTDDEERIFVPLDEMPQLLPKTLIQVEDRNFYDHYGVSPLSILRALWVNLRAGHTVQGGSTLTQQLAKNFFLTREKSLVRKVNEALMALIIDLRYDKDRILEAYLNEIFLGQSSAQAVHGMGLAARFYFGRPVQELTPDQIALLVGIIKGPSYYDPRRHPERAKERRDLVLKVMLENGLIDNRTYQRSVMSPLGVSKERNVLSTKVPAYMQEVRRELAGIVKPFIDDQQGVRVFTGLEPLAQRALEKSISTTFPAIAGKKPLEMAAVVSDPRSGLVKAMAGGKDVDFAGFNRALDARRQIGSIAKPAVYLTALASKDYNLATQLEDKPITLKSQNGDVWQPQNYERTYSGQVALVDALAHSLNVPTVNLGMRLGVPAVLDTFRALGVDADLPPYPSVFLGTAALSPWQVNQMYLTLAKGGAQVPLAAVSEVTSGDGKLLWKRADNAVQNVSKEAAYLTDYALTQVMSEGTGRFVGNRFPGKVLAGKTGTTDDLRDSWFSGFDARDVTTIWVGQDDNGPANLTGATGAARLYGSYLDYRHPISLRLRPPANIVDAVFDDDGNYLGDCNRSGRLLPADKRYLPEVQCDKLRGFLDRLFGN, from the coding sequence GTGACCAAGAAGAAAACCAGCCCCAAAAAACCGGCTCAGCCTAAGGTCGCCGCCAAGCGGTTTCGCCCCTGGGCCTTGCTGCTCAAAGTGAGCCTGGCCTTGATTGCCGCCCTGGCGCTTTACTGCGTTTATTTGGACGGCCAGGTACGTCACCGCTTTGAAGGCCAGACCTTCCAACTGCCGGCGCAAATCTACTCAAGGTCGCTGGCCCTTTATGCCGGGGCGCCGTTGTCGCGAGACCAGTTCATTGACGAGCTGCGCCTGTTGAAATACCGCAAGGTGGCCAACCCCGACCAACCGGGGGAGTTTTCCGCCTCCAGCACCAAGGTGGAGCTGTATCGGCGCCCCTTCCTGTTCCCCGAGGGCCTGGAGCCGGCACGGCGGCTGATGGTGGCCTTTGACGGCGACCGCATCGACGAGGTTTACGACAGCGCCAGCCAGCAGCCGGTGGCCATTGAGCGGGTCGAGCCGGTGCTGGTGGAGCTTTTAAGCCAAACCACCGACGACGAAGAGCGCATTTTTGTACCCTTGGATGAAATGCCGCAGCTGCTGCCCAAGACCCTTATCCAGGTGGAAGACCGTAACTTCTACGACCATTACGGGGTGTCGCCGCTGTCCATCTTGCGAGCGCTGTGGGTCAACCTGCGGGCTGGCCACACGGTGCAGGGGGGCTCGACGCTGACCCAGCAGCTGGCCAAGAACTTCTTCCTAACCCGCGAGAAAAGCCTGGTGCGCAAGGTCAACGAGGCGCTGATGGCGCTCATCATTGATCTTCGTTACGACAAAGACCGCATCCTCGAGGCCTACCTCAACGAGATTTTCCTTGGCCAGTCCAGCGCCCAGGCGGTGCATGGCATGGGCCTGGCGGCGCGCTTTTATTTTGGCCGCCCGGTGCAGGAGCTGACCCCGGATCAGATAGCGCTGTTGGTGGGGATCATCAAGGGGCCTTCCTATTACGATCCGCGCCGCCACCCGGAGCGGGCTAAGGAGCGGCGCGACTTGGTGCTCAAAGTGATGCTGGAGAACGGCCTTATCGATAACCGCACCTACCAGCGCAGCGTGATGTCGCCGCTTGGGGTCAGCAAAGAGCGCAATGTGCTCAGCACCAAGGTGCCAGCCTACATGCAGGAAGTGCGGCGCGAGCTGGCCGGTATCGTCAAACCCTTTATTGACGACCAGCAAGGGGTGCGGGTCTTTACCGGCCTGGAACCACTGGCGCAGCGGGCCTTGGAAAAATCCATCAGCACCACCTTCCCGGCCATTGCCGGCAAGAAACCGCTGGAAATGGCGGCGGTGGTTTCCGATCCGCGTAGCGGCCTGGTCAAGGCCATGGCGGGCGGCAAAGACGTGGATTTTGCCGGCTTTAACCGCGCCCTCGATGCCCGGCGCCAGATAGGTTCCATCGCCAAGCCAGCGGTGTACCTGACCGCCCTTGCCAGCAAAGACTACAACCTGGCCACCCAGCTTGAAGACAAGCCCATTACCCTCAAATCCCAAAACGGTGATGTCTGGCAGCCCCAGAACTACGAGCGTACCTACAGCGGCCAGGTGGCGCTGGTAGACGCCCTGGCCCATTCCCTGAACGTGCCGACCGTCAATCTTGGCATGCGCCTTGGGGTGCCGGCGGTGCTGGACACCTTCCGGGCCCTGGGGGTGGATGCCGATCTGCCGCCTTATCCTTCGGTATTTTTGGGCACGGCGGCGCTGTCGCCCTGGCAGGTCAACCAGATGTACCTGACGTTGGCCAAAGGTGGTGCCCAGGTGCCGCTGGCGGCGGTGTCCGAAGTGACCAGTGGTGATGGCAAGCTGCTGTGGAAGCGGGCCGACAACGCGGTGCAAAATGTCAGCAAGGAAGCGGCATATCTTACTGATTACGCCCTGACTCAGGTGATGAGCGAGGGCACCGGCCGCTTTGTGGGTAACCGTTTCCCCGGTAAGGTCCTGGCCGGTAAAACCGGTACCACGGACGATCTGCGTGACTCCTGGTTCTCCGGCTTTGACGCCCGTGATGTCACCACCATCTGGGTGGGGCAAGACGATAACGGCCCGGCCAACCTCACCGGCGCCACCGGCGCGGCTCGCCTGTACGGCAGTTACCTCGACTACCGCCATCCCATCAGCCTGCGGCTGCGCCCGCCGGCCAATATCGTCGACGCAGTGTTTGACGACGACGGCAACTACCTGGGGGATTGCAACCGCAGCGGTCGCCTGCTGCCCGCCGACAAACGCTACCTGCCCGAGGTGCAGTGCGATAAATTGCGGGGCTTCCTCGACCGCCTTTTTGGCAATTGA
- the hrpB gene encoding ATP-dependent helicase HrpB: protein MRSLPVDEVLPQLTSALAQHSRLILEAPPGAGKSTQVPLHLLKTLGGAIIMLEPRRLAARSLARYMASILGEKPGQTIGYRTRTDSAVGPETRLEIVTEGILVRRLQSDPELDGVSLVIFDEFHERNLTGDLALALAMDVQAGLRDDLKLLVMSATLDGDRLEKLLSPCARVQSLGRSFPVQLRYQAPKVNQPWLGLCGSVVVNTLAEEPGSMLVFLPGGGEIRRLAADLEGRLPADVDLYPLYGDLDKALQDEAIAPPKAGRRKLVLATPIAETSLTIEGIRLVVDSGWCRRPMLDVATGMSQLKLCRISQASATQRAGRAGRLEPGIAIRLWGESQQQSLSAQTPAEIVEADLAPLVLELAQWGVSDPATLNWLDLPPPRPWREAVKLLAQLDAIDEGRISAQGRAMARLGCHPRLAHMLTQVAAEAGSSLKEASLLAALLEERDPFPGWDADIEGRLSALGKHTIARQAERYQRQLKGKGQERWSLGAMLSLAYPERIAMAVAPGRYRLAMGRGAKLAEGDRLWGSPWLVVAQMSGDKGDALIRLAAAVNLDDWQALHSRHLYWQARLDWEGERLTAQEEQRYGELVLATRPLASLTEQQRVTALCDWLRRQGMGALPWDEASRQYQTRILCARQWLPGEPWPDVSDDALLGNLESWLGPYLGEVRSKQALAKLDLRQALESYLAWPLPQTLAQKLPGRLEVPTGQQFALEYRLEEPPVLSVPIQALYGQLASPTLCDGQVVVTCALLSPARRPLQVTRDLAGFWAGSYKDVRKEMRGRYPKHEWPEDPANAKPTRFTKNRQPK, encoded by the coding sequence TTGCGTTCCCTGCCTGTTGATGAGGTATTGCCACAACTGACCTCGGCCCTGGCCCAGCATTCGCGGCTTATTCTGGAAGCCCCTCCCGGCGCCGGCAAGTCCACCCAGGTGCCGCTGCATCTGTTAAAAACCCTTGGCGGCGCCATCATCATGCTTGAACCAAGGCGGCTGGCGGCCCGCAGCCTGGCCCGCTACATGGCCAGCATCCTTGGCGAAAAGCCCGGCCAGACCATCGGCTATCGTACCCGCACCGACAGCGCCGTCGGCCCCGAAACCCGCCTTGAAATCGTCACCGAAGGCATTTTGGTGCGCCGCCTGCAAAGTGACCCGGAGCTCGATGGCGTCAGCCTGGTGATTTTCGACGAATTTCACGAGCGCAACCTTACCGGCGATTTAGCCCTTGCCCTGGCGATGGACGTGCAGGCCGGGCTGCGCGATGACCTCAAGCTGCTGGTGATGTCTGCCACCCTCGACGGCGATCGCCTGGAAAAGCTACTCAGCCCCTGCGCCCGGGTGCAAAGCTTGGGCCGCAGCTTCCCGGTACAGCTGCGTTACCAGGCCCCCAAGGTCAACCAGCCCTGGCTGGGACTGTGCGGCTCGGTGGTGGTCAACACCCTGGCCGAAGAACCTGGCTCGATGCTGGTATTTTTGCCGGGAGGGGGCGAAATTCGCCGCCTGGCCGCGGATTTAGAAGGGCGCCTGCCCGCTGATGTCGACCTCTACCCCCTTTATGGCGATCTCGACAAAGCCTTGCAGGACGAGGCCATAGCCCCGCCCAAAGCCGGCCGGCGCAAATTGGTGCTGGCCACCCCCATTGCTGAAACCTCGCTCACCATCGAAGGCATCCGTCTGGTGGTAGACAGTGGCTGGTGCCGCCGGCCGATGCTGGATGTGGCCACCGGCATGAGCCAGTTAAAGCTGTGCCGCATCAGCCAGGCTTCTGCCACCCAAAGGGCCGGGCGGGCAGGGCGGTTGGAGCCTGGCATTGCCATTCGTCTTTGGGGCGAGAGCCAGCAGCAGAGCCTCAGTGCCCAGACCCCGGCCGAGATAGTGGAAGCTGACTTGGCCCCCCTGGTGCTGGAGTTGGCCCAATGGGGCGTCAGCGACCCGGCCACCCTTAACTGGCTGGATTTACCCCCGCCCCGGCCTTGGCGCGAAGCGGTGAAGCTGCTGGCGCAGCTGGACGCCATCGACGAAGGGCGCATCAGCGCTCAGGGCCGTGCCATGGCTCGCCTCGGGTGCCATCCGCGTCTGGCTCATATGCTGACCCAAGTGGCCGCAGAGGCCGGCAGCAGCCTCAAAGAAGCCTCGCTACTGGCGGCATTGCTGGAAGAGCGTGACCCTTTCCCGGGCTGGGACGCCGATATCGAAGGGCGCTTAAGCGCCCTTGGCAAGCACACCATTGCCCGCCAGGCCGAGCGCTATCAACGCCAGCTCAAAGGCAAAGGCCAGGAGCGGTGGTCCCTTGGGGCCATGCTGAGCCTGGCGTACCCCGAGCGCATTGCCATGGCGGTGGCGCCGGGGCGTTACCGGCTGGCCATGGGCCGCGGCGCCAAGCTTGCCGAAGGCGACCGGCTCTGGGGCAGCCCCTGGCTGGTGGTGGCGCAGATGAGCGGCGACAAGGGCGATGCCCTTATTCGCCTGGCCGCCGCCGTTAACCTTGACGATTGGCAGGCTCTGCACAGCCGCCACCTTTATTGGCAGGCCCGCCTCGACTGGGAAGGCGAGCGCCTGACCGCCCAAGAAGAGCAGCGCTACGGCGAGTTGGTGCTGGCTACCCGGCCTTTGGCGAGCCTCACCGAACAGCAGCGGGTAACCGCCCTTTGCGACTGGCTGCGCCGCCAGGGCATGGGAGCCTTGCCCTGGGACGAAGCCAGCCGCCAATACCAAACCCGTATTCTGTGCGCCCGCCAGTGGCTGCCAGGCGAACCCTGGCCTGATGTCAGCGACGACGCGCTACTTGGCAACCTAGAAAGCTGGCTTGGCCCCTATCTTGGGGAGGTGCGCAGCAAGCAGGCCTTGGCCAAGTTGGATTTACGCCAGGCCTTGGAGAGTTATCTGGCCTGGCCGCTACCCCAGACCCTGGCCCAAAAGCTGCCCGGCCGCCTGGAAGTGCCAACCGGCCAGCAGTTTGCCTTGGAATACCGCCTGGAGGAGCCGCCGGTACTGTCAGTACCGATTCAGGCCCTTTATGGTCAATTAGCGTCTCCCACCCTTTGTGATGGCCAGGTGGTGGTGACCTGCGCGTTGCTCTCGCCCGCCAGGCGACCCTTGCAGGTAACCCGCGATCTGGCCGGGTTCTGGGCCGGCAGTTACAAGGACGTGCGCAAGGAAATGCGTGGCCGCTATCCCAAGCATGAGTGGCCTGAAGATCCGGCCAATGCCAAGCCCACCCGTTTTACCAAAAACCGGCAACCCAAGTGA
- the tam gene encoding trans-aconitate 2-methyltransferase, with the protein MSISLNQYANIYSTFESERTRPVLDLLTHVPSQHLKSAIDLGCGPGNSTQVLVDLFPGVTIAGIDSSQDMINKAKARLPDVNFDVVGIEAWAPTASYDLILANASLQWVPDHQQLYPRLLSYLNKSGILAIQTPDNLAEPAHCLIRDVATSGKWQGKLAGIERTPRPSADWYFQLLNDKCAQLTVWRTCYYHHLKGGIDDIIDWFRGSGLRPYLSRLDETEQQVFIDDYKAELKKAYPVMADGSVLLPFPRLFINATR; encoded by the coding sequence ATGTCAATCAGCCTGAATCAATACGCCAATATCTACTCCACTTTCGAAAGTGAAAGAACCCGCCCCGTTTTAGACTTATTAACCCATGTTCCTTCACAACACCTAAAAAGCGCCATCGACTTAGGCTGTGGCCCCGGCAACTCCACGCAAGTGCTGGTGGATTTATTTCCCGGTGTAACAATTGCGGGCATCGACAGCTCCCAGGACATGATTAACAAAGCCAAGGCTCGCCTGCCCGATGTTAACTTCGACGTAGTGGGTATCGAAGCCTGGGCGCCAACTGCAAGCTACGATTTGATCCTCGCCAATGCTTCGTTGCAATGGGTACCAGACCACCAGCAGCTCTATCCGAGGCTACTGAGCTATTTGAATAAGAGCGGGATTTTAGCAATACAAACGCCGGACAACTTAGCAGAGCCGGCCCATTGCTTGATAAGAGATGTGGCAACAAGCGGTAAATGGCAGGGCAAGCTGGCAGGAATTGAACGCACACCAAGGCCGAGTGCCGATTGGTATTTTCAATTACTCAACGACAAATGCGCCCAGCTCACGGTATGGCGAACCTGTTATTACCACCATTTAAAGGGCGGTATTGACGATATTATCGACTGGTTCCGAGGCAGTGGCTTGCGCCCGTATTTGTCGCGACTAGACGAGACTGAACAGCAGGTTTTTATAGACGATTACAAAGCGGAATTGAAAAAGGCCTACCCCGTCATGGCCGACGGTTCAGTACTACTGCCTTTTCCACGGCTCTTTATCAACGCCACTCGCTGA